A part of Desulfotomaculum nigrificans DSM 574 genomic DNA contains:
- a CDS encoding D-alanine--D-alanine ligase produces the protein MTLKVGVLCGGRSAEREVSLRSGEAVYQALLNCGYDVVKIDVGFDIAEQIKQHQIELAFLALHGKYGEDGTIQGLLELLDIPYTGSGVLASAIAINKITTKKLFKLEGIPTPDFTVITRNEVSNLGLDHACKKALDLVGLPAVVKANTQGSTIGISFVHQAEQMGAAIEESLKYDQDVLVEKFISGMEVTASVLGNQDPVALPLIEITSVTGVYDYQAKYTPGISDHIIPPRLPEETQNKIKQLAVKAFQVLGCRGLGRVDFMVQGSEVYALEVNTLPGMTATSLFPDAARYAGMEFPQLVDKLVKLALEK, from the coding sequence TTGACATTAAAGGTAGGGGTTTTATGTGGTGGCCGTTCAGCAGAAAGAGAAGTTTCCCTAAGAAGTGGTGAAGCTGTTTACCAGGCCCTGTTAAACTGTGGTTACGATGTGGTAAAAATAGACGTGGGGTTTGATATAGCTGAACAAATCAAACAGCATCAGATAGAATTGGCTTTTTTAGCCCTGCATGGGAAATATGGTGAGGATGGTACTATCCAGGGATTGCTGGAGTTATTGGATATACCTTATACCGGCAGCGGTGTGTTGGCCAGCGCTATTGCGATAAACAAAATTACCACTAAAAAACTGTTTAAGCTGGAGGGTATTCCTACACCTGATTTCACTGTAATCACCCGCAATGAAGTATCTAACTTGGGACTGGATCATGCTTGTAAAAAGGCGCTGGACCTAGTGGGGCTGCCTGCGGTGGTCAAGGCTAACACCCAGGGCTCAACCATCGGAATATCCTTTGTACATCAGGCAGAGCAGATGGGGGCAGCCATTGAAGAATCCTTAAAGTATGACCAGGACGTGCTAGTTGAAAAATTTATTTCCGGCATGGAGGTTACAGCCTCGGTTCTCGGTAACCAGGATCCGGTGGCTTTACCGCTGATTGAAATAACCTCAGTGACCGGCGTTTATGATTACCAGGCCAAATACACCCCGGGTATAAGTGATCATATTATTCCCCCCAGACTACCGGAAGAAACGCAAAATAAAATTAAGCAACTGGCGGTGAAAGCATTTCAGGTTTTGGGTTGTCGGGGATTAGGCCGGGTTGATTTTATGGTGCAGGGCTCGGAAGTATATGCCCTGGAAGTAAACACCTTACCGGGTATGACCGCCACCAGTTTATTTCCTGATGCGGCTAGATATGCCGGGATGGAATTCCCGCAACTGGTGGATAAATTAGTCAAACTGGCCCTGGAAAAATAA
- a CDS encoding GatB/YqeY domain-containing protein: MKTRLMNDMKEAMKAKDKLKVDTIRMVNAAIKNAEINAKKELSESEVIDVIAREIKMRRDALEEYKKANRPEEMAKIKEEIDILMAYMPKQLSESEIRQIVQKTINQTSAQGAKDMGKVMGILMPKVKGKADGKLVSNIVKELLG, translated from the coding sequence GTGAAAACAAGATTAATGAATGATATGAAGGAAGCCATGAAAGCCAAGGATAAATTAAAGGTTGATACCATTCGCATGGTTAATGCAGCCATTAAGAACGCCGAGATTAACGCTAAAAAGGAACTTTCCGAATCAGAGGTAATTGATGTTATTGCCAGGGAGATAAAAATGCGGCGGGATGCTTTGGAGGAATACAAAAAAGCCAACCGGCCTGAAGAAATGGCTAAAATTAAAGAAGAAATCGATATTCTCATGGCTTACATGCCCAAACAATTATCAGAGAGTGAAATCAGGCAGATTGTGCAGAAAACCATTAACCAAACCAGTGCCCAAGGGGCTAAAGATATGGGAAAAGTTATGGGAATCCTAATGCCAAAGGTTAAAGGTAAGGCCGATGGAAAATTGGTAAGTAATATTGTGAAAGAATTGTTGGGGTAA
- a CDS encoding DVU0772 family protein has product MKTLPIIKALIDWDYDFSSDFKTNEKGYTFVIDVWDSTPKLALYKFTPYAVKCDHTDQQPPEELLKKALEEQGVKAKDGIFKINHELRNWIEENILDKAL; this is encoded by the coding sequence ATGAAGACTTTACCCATCATTAAAGCATTGATCGATTGGGATTATGATTTTAGCAGCGATTTTAAAACAAATGAGAAGGGTTATACCTTTGTCATTGATGTTTGGGATTCTACCCCTAAGCTAGCACTGTACAAATTTACACCCTATGCCGTTAAATGCGACCATACAGACCAGCAACCCCCCGAGGAGTTGTTAAAAAAGGCCCTTGAAGAACAGGGGGTAAAAGCCAAGGATGGTATTTTTAAAATTAACCATGAGCTAAGAAATTGGATTGAAGAAAATATTTTAGATAAAGCCTTATAG
- a CDS encoding 6-phosphofructokinase, with the protein MIKKVAVLTGGGDAPGLNAVIRAIVKTAVREYGIEVIGFRDGFKGVMEHKLLPLTEDAVSGILPRGGTILGTTNRDNPFHYQVAPGEFADRSDECIEIIRKNADALIVIGGDGSLSIAHDLSQKGLPVVGCPKTIDNDLAVGQAKTFGFDTAYAFATEALDRLHATAESHHRVIVLEVMGRYAGHIALHAGIAGGADVILIPEIPFRYEQIVAKIQDRLNKNKRFSLVVAAEGAKPAGGNMVVQKVVAESTDPIRLGGIGNVVAQELEQRTGIEARVTVLGHLQRGGSPTPYDRILATRYGVAAIDLVMQGKFGYVVSLEGEKTVPIALSEIAKGIRKVDAAGELVKAARKIGISFGD; encoded by the coding sequence TTGATAAAGAAAGTAGCGGTATTGACGGGTGGTGGAGATGCCCCCGGCTTAAACGCAGTGATCAGGGCTATTGTTAAGACTGCTGTTAGAGAATATGGGATTGAGGTTATTGGTTTCCGGGATGGTTTTAAAGGAGTAATGGAACACAAACTCCTGCCATTAACCGAAGATGCTGTATCCGGTATATTACCCAGGGGAGGAACTATTTTAGGCACCACCAACCGGGATAATCCTTTTCACTACCAGGTGGCACCTGGTGAATTTGCCGACCGCTCGGATGAATGCATCGAGATAATACGTAAAAATGCTGATGCCTTAATTGTCATCGGGGGAGACGGCAGTCTATCCATCGCCCATGATTTGTCCCAAAAGGGATTACCGGTAGTGGGATGTCCAAAGACCATTGATAATGACCTGGCGGTAGGGCAGGCCAAGACCTTTGGTTTTGACACCGCCTACGCCTTTGCCACCGAAGCACTGGACCGCCTGCATGCCACGGCGGAGTCACATCATAGAGTGATTGTACTAGAAGTAATGGGCCGCTATGCCGGGCACATAGCCTTACATGCGGGTATCGCCGGAGGGGCAGACGTCATTTTAATTCCGGAAATACCCTTTAGATATGAGCAGATTGTAGCCAAGATTCAGGATCGTCTGAACAAGAATAAACGCTTTAGTCTGGTAGTGGCCGCCGAAGGGGCTAAACCTGCCGGTGGAAATATGGTAGTTCAAAAGGTGGTGGCAGAAAGTACTGACCCCATCCGTTTAGGTGGTATTGGTAATGTAGTGGCCCAGGAATTAGAACAAAGAACCGGCATAGAAGCAAGGGTTACGGTACTGGGGCACCTACAAAGGGGTGGTAGTCCCACCCCTTACGACAGGATTTTAGCTACCCGTTATGGGGTGGCTGCCATAGATCTGGTGATGCAAGGAAAGTTCGGTTATGTTGTATCACTGGAAGGGGAAAAAACTGTACCAATTGCCCTTTCTGAGATAGCCAAAGGAATCAGAAAAGTGGATGCGGCCGGTGAACTGGTTAAGGCTGCCAGAAAGATAGGCATATCCTTTGGTGATTAA
- a CDS encoding UPF0182 family protein, whose protein sequence is MSRRSRFSLGLTVLAIFLILTMVGWGAGLYVDWLWFKNLKYPQVFITSMVSEIGLRVLVGLFIFGWLLLNLMLTRKSVWQAIQSFKPFRPFQQEDDNIIIINQRDWREHITLGRLTAVFTAVSLVLAFLYSTSVSGDWVVLFKYFKQTAFGTVDPIFKKDIGFYVFSVPFYEYVYHLLSSAVLLSVFLVAVVYLVTDTARGGLTKIFRFPTARYHLSALAALFFLLKAWGYLLNQYDLLYSPRGVVHGAGYTDTHATLLAYKVLFVLSLITAAIIVVNLFLRRFKLTLYAIGGLIVTSVLLGGVYPGLMQKFVVLPNEFSREAPYIAHNIKFTQQAYNLNQVQRQGFPAGRTLQASDIQENINTIENIRLWDWRPLQQTYSQLQEMRLYYEFKNIDIDRYQVDGDYRQVMLAVREMNQDQLPGQAKTWINQRLKYTHGYGVAMSPVNEVSAEGLPQFFLKDIPPVPSTSIKVTRPEIYFGESNDGYVIVNTKSPEFDYPKGDGNAYTHYHGDGGVKINSIFRKLLFAAALGDYKLLLTSDITNDSKVLFYRNIKQRIPKIAPFLSYDSDPYPVINAQGGITWIWDAYTTTDKYPYSEPFDKSGSNYIRNAVKVTMDAYNGDVHFYIADSKDPLIQTYSKIFPGMFKPIDQMPADLRSHIRYPEDLFLIQSRMYAVYHMNDPQVFYNREDKWTLPSEKVGNEEKPMEAYYTITVLPGQQKPEYVLIMPFTPQNKKNMVAWMAARSDGENYGKLLVYEFPKQELVYGPMQVEARIDQDTTISQQLSLWGQRGSSVIRGNLLVIPVKDSLLYVEPLYLQSEQSKMPELRRVIVAAGEKIVMEPTLDQALQRIFGEGVGLTMPQPPGQPPQANQPGRPTETQASVQELAREANRLYDDAQAKLKAGDWAGYGQSLNQLKDVLNKLMEKAQ, encoded by the coding sequence TTGAGTCGCAGGTCCCGGTTTTCCCTTGGCCTAACCGTTTTGGCTATATTTTTAATCCTAACAATGGTGGGATGGGGGGCTGGACTATACGTTGATTGGCTATGGTTTAAGAATCTAAAGTACCCACAGGTTTTTATCACCAGTATGGTTTCAGAAATCGGTTTAAGGGTGTTAGTGGGTTTATTTATATTTGGCTGGTTGTTACTGAACCTGATGTTAACCAGAAAATCGGTTTGGCAAGCTATCCAATCCTTTAAACCATTTCGTCCTTTTCAACAGGAAGACGATAACATCATAATTATTAATCAACGTGACTGGCGGGAACATATTACCCTCGGTCGACTGACAGCTGTCTTCACTGCTGTCAGCCTTGTTCTTGCTTTTCTGTATAGCACTTCGGTGTCAGGTGATTGGGTAGTTCTATTTAAGTATTTTAAACAAACTGCCTTTGGTACCGTAGACCCTATTTTTAAAAAAGATATCGGCTTTTATGTTTTCAGCGTACCTTTTTACGAATATGTATATCATTTATTATCTTCTGCTGTGTTGCTCAGTGTCTTTTTGGTGGCTGTGGTTTATCTGGTCACCGATACTGCCCGAGGTGGTTTGACCAAAATTTTTCGCTTTCCTACTGCTCGGTATCACCTGTCAGCCTTGGCCGCTTTGTTCTTCCTGCTCAAGGCCTGGGGATACCTGTTAAACCAATATGACCTGCTATATTCCCCCCGCGGAGTCGTCCATGGTGCAGGATACACCGATACCCACGCCACTTTATTGGCCTATAAGGTATTGTTCGTTCTTTCGCTGATAACGGCAGCTATAATTGTAGTTAATTTGTTCTTAAGACGCTTTAAACTTACCCTTTATGCCATCGGTGGCTTAATTGTAACCTCAGTATTACTGGGCGGTGTCTATCCCGGTTTGATGCAAAAGTTTGTGGTTTTACCCAACGAGTTTTCCCGGGAAGCTCCATACATTGCTCATAACATTAAGTTTACCCAACAGGCCTATAACCTAAATCAAGTGCAACGGCAGGGTTTTCCAGCGGGTCGGACTTTACAGGCTAGTGATATACAGGAAAATATTAATACCATTGAAAACATCCGGCTCTGGGATTGGCGACCACTGCAGCAAACCTACAGCCAGTTACAGGAAATGCGCCTGTACTATGAATTTAAAAACATTGATATTGACCGTTACCAAGTTGACGGGGACTACCGGCAGGTAATGCTGGCAGTAAGGGAGATGAACCAGGATCAGCTGCCGGGACAGGCCAAAACCTGGATTAACCAGCGGCTTAAATACACACACGGTTATGGAGTGGCCATGAGCCCGGTTAATGAGGTTTCCGCCGAGGGTTTGCCCCAGTTTTTCCTAAAGGATATTCCACCGGTGCCTTCTACCAGTATTAAGGTAACCAGACCGGAAATTTACTTCGGCGAATCCAATGATGGGTATGTTATTGTCAACACAAAAAGCCCTGAGTTTGATTACCCTAAAGGTGACGGCAATGCTTATACCCACTATCATGGTGATGGGGGAGTTAAAATCAACTCCATCTTCCGGAAACTCTTATTTGCTGCGGCATTGGGCGATTACAAATTACTTTTAACCAGTGACATTACCAACGATAGTAAAGTATTGTTTTATCGTAATATTAAACAAAGGATTCCCAAAATAGCTCCTTTCTTAAGTTATGATAGCGACCCTTACCCGGTAATTAACGCCCAGGGTGGTATTACCTGGATATGGGATGCTTATACCACCACCGATAAATATCCTTATTCGGAACCCTTTGATAAGAGTGGCAGCAACTATATTCGTAATGCGGTGAAGGTTACCATGGATGCTTATAACGGGGATGTGCATTTTTACATTGCCGACTCCAAAGATCCGTTAATTCAAACCTACAGTAAAATATTCCCCGGTATGTTTAAGCCCATTGACCAAATGCCGGCTGACCTGAGGAGTCATATACGGTATCCGGAAGATTTATTCTTAATCCAATCCCGTATGTATGCCGTGTATCACATGAATGATCCCCAGGTATTTTATAACCGGGAAGATAAATGGACCCTACCTTCGGAGAAGGTGGGCAATGAAGAAAAACCCATGGAGGCCTATTATACCATTACCGTTTTACCAGGCCAGCAGAAACCCGAATATGTATTGATTATGCCCTTTACCCCCCAAAATAAAAAGAACATGGTAGCCTGGATGGCTGCCCGTTCTGACGGGGAGAACTACGGTAAATTGCTGGTTTATGAATTTCCTAAGCAGGAATTGGTTTATGGCCCCATGCAGGTGGAAGCCAGGATTGACCAGGATACCACCATTTCCCAACAGCTATCCCTGTGGGGTCAGCGGGGGTCTTCGGTAATCAGAGGAAATCTGTTGGTTATTCCGGTTAAAGATTCACTGCTGTACGTAGAACCGCTTTATTTACAATCAGAACAAAGCAAGATGCCAGAACTGCGCCGGGTAATCGTGGCTGCCGGTGAGAAAATTGTCATGGAACCTACCCTGGATCAGGCATTACAAAGAATCTTTGGTGAAGGTGTGGGCTTAACCATGCCCCAGCCACCGGGACAACCACCCCAGGCTAACCAACCGGGACGGCCCACCGAAACCCAAGCTTCCGTACAAGAACTGGCTAGAGAAGCCAACCGCCTGTACGATGATGCCCAGGCTAAACTTAAAGCAGGTGACTGGGCCGGTTACGGTCAATCATTAAATCAACTTAAAGATGTGTTGAATAAGTTGATGGAGAAAGCTCAATAG
- a CDS encoding APC family permease, with protein MSNQNNHLEQFGYKQELHRGLTFWDLVVYGMIFMVPIAPFGIYGYVAQGSNGMVALAYIIGMVGMVFTALSYARMSEAFPIAGSVYVYAQRGINESVGFLAGWAILLDYIMVPSLLYLVSAAALHEVLPSLPIWFWLISFITINTGINIRGIEFTARANKIILVLEIIVLIIFVVLGIGALLKGIGGGFSIKPLFDAPNFSMNMVMSAVSIAVLSFLGFDGISTLAEETKGGNKVVGRATIFALFGVGFLFVIQTWIAANIFPDYTKFSNLDTAFYDVAFLAGGTFLKYLCITATAFSWGIANALAAQAAISRILYSMGRDRNLPHIFAKVHPKFKTPYVSTIFVATISLVVGLFFQNSIGALTSLVNFGALTGFLLLHISVINYYIIRQKSKDYLRHLLLPVIGLLVIGYVWYSLDATSKQLGFAWLAIGVVYLASLTFIFKKKPANMEL; from the coding sequence ATGAGCAATCAAAATAATCATTTAGAGCAATTTGGCTATAAACAGGAACTGCATCGTGGCCTTACCTTTTGGGACCTGGTGGTTTACGGCATGATCTTTATGGTACCCATCGCACCCTTTGGTATTTATGGTTATGTTGCCCAAGGCTCCAACGGTATGGTGGCACTGGCCTACATCATAGGGATGGTGGGCATGGTATTTACTGCCTTAAGTTATGCTAGGATGTCCGAGGCTTTCCCCATCGCCGGATCTGTATATGTCTATGCCCAGCGGGGTATTAATGAGTCAGTTGGTTTTCTGGCTGGTTGGGCTATTCTTTTGGACTACATTATGGTGCCTTCCTTGTTATACCTGGTAAGTGCAGCAGCGCTGCATGAAGTACTGCCCAGCCTACCGATTTGGTTCTGGTTGATCTCCTTTATTACTATTAATACTGGAATTAACATCCGTGGCATTGAATTCACTGCCCGGGCCAACAAAATTATTCTGGTTTTAGAAATTATCGTATTAATTATATTTGTGGTTTTGGGCATTGGTGCTTTGCTGAAAGGTATCGGCGGAGGCTTTTCCATCAAACCGCTCTTTGACGCTCCTAATTTTAGTATGAACATGGTTATGAGCGCAGTATCTATCGCTGTTTTAAGCTTCCTTGGCTTCGATGGTATCAGCACACTGGCTGAAGAAACTAAAGGTGGTAATAAAGTAGTAGGTAGAGCAACTATTTTTGCCTTATTTGGTGTAGGTTTCTTATTTGTAATCCAGACCTGGATTGCTGCCAACATTTTCCCGGATTACACTAAATTTAGCAACTTGGACACGGCCTTTTATGATGTTGCTTTCTTGGCCGGCGGAACCTTTTTAAAATACCTGTGCATTACTGCCACTGCCTTCTCCTGGGGTATTGCTAATGCGCTGGCTGCCCAAGCTGCTATCTCCAGAATTTTGTATAGTATGGGCCGTGACCGTAATCTGCCCCATATATTTGCTAAAGTACATCCCAAATTTAAAACTCCCTATGTGAGTACCATATTTGTGGCTACTATTTCCCTGGTTGTAGGTCTGTTCTTCCAAAACAGTATCGGGGCCTTAACTTCCCTGGTAAACTTCGGTGCACTGACGGGCTTCCTGCTACTACACATCTCGGTAATTAATTACTACATTATCAGGCAGAAATCTAAAGACTACCTCCGCCACCTGTTATTACCTGTTATCGGATTGCTGGTAATCGGATATGTTTGGTACAGCCTGGACGCTACCTCTAAGCAACTAGGCTTCGCCTGGCTGGCTATCGGCGTAGTTTATTTAGCTTCTTTAACCTTCATATTTAAAAAGAAACCCGCCAATATGGAGTTATAG
- a CDS encoding penicillin-binding transpeptidase domain-containing protein yields the protein MPSKTIDLTAENLKRFGISSLTNSNANLAIALGGMYYGIKPLEMAAAYATFAHVGIYSKPYMIKTVKDAAGQVLYQHTPEQRQVIKPHTAQVMTQILLEVVRGGTGTGANISGNEAGKTGTTDDSGCLWFVGYNKKLSTTVWVGNNNNRPTYGYMGGRVGSSHLA from the coding sequence TTGCCATCGAAGACCATAGATTTAACAGCAGAAAACTTAAAACGGTTTGGTATTTCTTCCCTTACCAATAGTAATGCCAACTTGGCCATTGCCTTAGGAGGCATGTATTATGGCATTAAACCCCTAGAAATGGCCGCTGCCTATGCCACCTTTGCCCATGTCGGCATATATAGCAAGCCATATATGATTAAAACGGTAAAAGATGCTGCTGGCCAAGTCTTATACCAGCATACTCCGGAACAACGACAAGTTATTAAGCCGCATACCGCTCAAGTTATGACACAAATTCTTTTAGAGGTAGTCAGGGGAGGCACCGGTACTGGGGCTAATATATCAGGTAACGAAGCGGGGAAAACAGGTACCACCGACGATAGTGGGTGTTTATGGTTTGTGGGTTATAACAAAAAACTTTCCACCACTGTCTGGGTGGGAAACAATAATAACCGTCCTACTTACGGTTATATGGGGGGGCGGGTTGGCAGCTCCCATCTGGCGTGA
- a CDS encoding damage-control phosphatase ARMT1 family protein, with amino-acid sequence MKAYIDCVHCYLKQAVTCMTLAEINEDRQHEILFELMDNIKKMDRNNTPAENSTEILLKVYRLLGNSDPYKEAKQYSNDLALKIYPKLKELLEQSDDRLYDALKIAVAGNIIDMGINRTFDINESLKYSLRVGFSRDNYDLFVKKLQQVDEVVILGDNSGEIVFDKILVEELVRMGKKIIYVVKDSPILNDATMDDAIYVGMDKIARVITTGSNYLGAPLNRVSPTLLNLLQQAKLVISKGQANFESLEQEEIAKNKIFFLLKIKCDGVGRVAGAKLGDVVFFVR; translated from the coding sequence ATGAAAGCGTATATTGATTGTGTCCATTGTTATCTAAAGCAGGCGGTTACTTGTATGACCTTAGCCGAAATAAATGAAGACAGACAGCATGAAATACTCTTTGAACTTATGGATAATATAAAAAAGATGGATCGGAATAACACACCGGCAGAGAATTCTACGGAAATCCTGTTAAAAGTTTATCGTCTATTAGGAAATAGTGACCCTTATAAAGAAGCTAAACAATATTCAAATGATCTGGCCTTAAAAATATATCCCAAGTTGAAAGAATTACTGGAGCAATCCGATGATAGGCTTTATGATGCTCTTAAAATTGCGGTGGCCGGTAATATAATTGACATGGGCATAAACAGAACCTTTGATATCAATGAGAGTTTGAAGTATAGTCTGAGAGTCGGTTTCTCTCGGGATAATTACGACCTTTTTGTGAAGAAACTGCAACAGGTGGATGAGGTTGTTATTTTAGGAGATAATTCCGGTGAAATAGTTTTTGATAAGATACTGGTGGAAGAACTCGTCAGAATGGGTAAAAAGATTATCTATGTGGTTAAAGACAGCCCTATTTTAAATGATGCTACCATGGATGATGCCATTTATGTAGGTATGGATAAGATAGCGCGGGTTATCACCACCGGCTCCAACTATCTTGGGGCACCTCTAAACCGGGTTTCGCCCACATTGTTAAACCTTTTACAACAGGCCAAATTAGTTATTTCCAAGGGACAGGCCAACTTTGAATCACTGGAACAAGAGGAAATTGCCAAAAATAAGATTTTCTTTTTACTTAAAATAAAATGTGACGGTGTAGGCCGGGTGGCCGGGGCAAAACTGGGCGATGTGGTGTTTTTCGTGCGATAA
- a CDS encoding glycosyltransferase family 4 protein, translated as MRIGVFSDSYKPYISGVVRSIETFKEELSKMGHEMVIFAPNYPGAEPEKNVFRFPSVPTPTNNGFYLAVPFTSRLRHFLRENKLDIVHVHSPFILGKLGTRVANELGVPLVFTYHTLYDQYTHYVPFAQELCRGITRKLCVDFCNRCDLVITPTKVVGQYIKDMGVTSPVVNLPTGIRMTEFAHRDKQWLRNTYQIAPDTIILLFVGRLGKEKNIFFLLKCFQLILNRSNHPLKLVLVGEGPEAETLKRYVYDHSLDKAVTFTGKLTRENLIKAYYGSDLFVFSSVTETQGIVIGEAKAAGLPVVAVDSFGVSDMVIHGEDGFLVPHDEEAFVNQVLELIDQPEVRQQLGRRAIANAGEISSQRCAAKLVTFYHQLLQSYTHDKHQESVLL; from the coding sequence ATGAGAATTGGTGTTTTTTCCGATAGCTATAAGCCATATATCAGTGGCGTGGTCAGATCCATCGAAACTTTTAAAGAAGAACTCAGCAAAATGGGGCATGAGATGGTTATTTTTGCGCCCAATTACCCGGGGGCGGAACCAGAAAAAAATGTCTTTAGGTTCCCTTCTGTACCTACCCCCACCAATAACGGGTTTTACTTGGCCGTTCCCTTTACCTCCAGGCTGAGGCATTTCCTGAGGGAAAATAAGTTGGATATTGTTCATGTGCATTCTCCCTTTATCCTGGGTAAATTGGGGACCAGGGTAGCTAATGAACTGGGGGTGCCGTTAGTATTTACCTATCACACTTTATATGATCAATATACCCATTACGTACCTTTTGCTCAGGAATTATGTAGGGGCATTACCCGTAAGTTGTGTGTAGACTTTTGCAACCGTTGTGATTTAGTTATAACTCCCACTAAAGTAGTTGGCCAGTATATTAAAGATATGGGAGTTACGTCACCAGTAGTAAATCTACCCACTGGTATTAGGATGACCGAATTCGCCCACCGGGATAAGCAATGGCTACGTAATACTTACCAGATAGCACCAGATACCATTATATTACTGTTTGTGGGCCGGCTAGGTAAGGAAAAAAACATTTTCTTTTTACTGAAATGCTTTCAGCTGATTTTAAACCGAAGTAACCACCCACTTAAATTGGTATTAGTGGGGGAGGGCCCCGAAGCTGAGACCTTAAAAAGATATGTGTATGATCACAGTTTAGATAAAGCAGTAACATTTACAGGAAAGCTAACCAGGGAAAATTTAATTAAGGCTTACTATGGATCAGACTTGTTTGTTTTTAGTTCTGTCACCGAAACCCAGGGAATTGTTATTGGCGAGGCAAAAGCCGCCGGACTACCGGTAGTGGCAGTAGACTCCTTTGGCGTTTCAGATATGGTTATACATGGGGAAGATGGTTTCCTAGTGCCCCATGATGAAGAGGCCTTCGTCAACCAAGTGTTGGAGTTAATCGACCAGCCTGAAGTAAGACAACAACTGGGCCGCCGGGCCATAGCCAATGCCGGGGAGATTTCATCCCAACGCTGTGCTGCTAAACTGGTGACATTTTATCATCAATTACTACAATCATACACCCATGATAAACACCAAGAGAGTGTATTATTGTAA
- a CDS encoding late competence development ComFB family protein, translating into MIRNYIELTVEETVDDVIQKYKEKNPNTCTCARCRLDTMAIALNNLPTRYVVTNEGEIYTKVAMDLVGGRAQIVAAILNAIKIVQSNPRH; encoded by the coding sequence ATGATTAGAAATTATATTGAACTGACGGTGGAAGAAACCGTAGATGACGTAATTCAAAAATACAAGGAAAAAAACCCCAATACTTGTACCTGTGCCAGGTGCCGGTTGGATACCATGGCCATTGCCTTAAATAATCTACCAACACGTTATGTTGTAACCAATGAGGGTGAGATTTATACCAAGGTAGCTATGGATTTGGTAGGAGGTCGGGCCCAGATTGTAGCGGCCATATTAAATGCCATTAAAATAGTACAGAGTAACCCCAGACACTAG